The following proteins are encoded in a genomic region of Desulfitobacterium chlororespirans DSM 11544:
- a CDS encoding DMT family transporter — MKGLFVLVALCGGMVMGIQTPINGALGKRVGGIEGALISFAVGLLCLSLAVLFFGKGNLSQVTHVPKPWLIGGALGAVGVTCSILSVQKIGVAGTLTAAVVGQILVGLTIDHFGLLGVGRTPLDFSRVLGVILMLSGLYFVLRQNL, encoded by the coding sequence ATGAAAGGACTATTTGTTTTGGTCGCCCTTTGCGGTGGGATGGTGATGGGGATTCAGACCCCTATTAATGGAGCTTTAGGAAAACGAGTCGGAGGAATTGAAGGAGCACTGATCTCTTTTGCAGTAGGCTTGCTCTGTTTATCCTTGGCGGTATTGTTTTTTGGTAAGGGTAATCTTAGCCAAGTAACCCATGTTCCAAAACCATGGCTCATTGGCGGAGCACTGGGTGCCGTTGGTGTTACATGCTCCATTTTATCGGTGCAAAAAATAGGCGTAGCGGGAACTCTGACTGCCGCTGTTGTCGGTCAGATTCTGGTAGGGTTAACCATTGATCATTTCGGTCTGCTGGGAGTGGGGAGAACCCCTCTGGACTTCTCCCGGGTATTGGGTGTTATACTGATGCTGAGTGGTCTTTATTTCGTGCTAAGACAGAATTTGTAA